A part of Candidatus Poribacteria bacterium genomic DNA contains:
- a CDS encoding DUF4149 domain-containing protein has protein sequence MMSTASKATVHAWRAGQPWCARRSTAGCRGTEGTMGRTLLGVAELLGLGVWIGAITLFSAVTAPTAFRALDAEHAGIYIRSAFPAYYTFCMIVGGLALIAGAAYRVAARDLSGLSVLTAALVGIMLGTTVYARIGLMPRVEASRVARNQAVEGSAEYADAQAAFRVGHTLSVVLNALVWLLGVAVFVLVLLARYAWRV, from the coding sequence GTGATGTCTACCGCATCGAAGGCGACCGTCCACGCCTGGCGCGCTGGGCAGCCATGGTGCGCGAGGAGATCGACCGCAGGCTGTAGAGGTACCGAGGGAACCATGGGCCGCACGCTGCTGGGAGTCGCAGAGCTGCTCGGACTCGGAGTCTGGATCGGCGCGATCACGCTCTTCTCTGCGGTCACCGCCCCGACTGCATTCCGAGCGCTCGATGCCGAGCACGCCGGTATCTACATCCGATCCGCGTTCCCGGCGTACTACACGTTCTGCATGATCGTGGGCGGGCTGGCGCTGATCGCCGGAGCCGCGTATCGCGTTGCCGCACGCGACCTGTCCGGGTTGTCCGTGCTGACGGCAGCGCTGGTGGGCATCATGCTGGGAACCACAGTCTACGCGCGCATCGGGTTGATGCCACGAGTCGAGGCGAGCCGCGTTGCGCGGAATCAGGCTGTCGAAGGCTCTGCCGAATACGCGGATGCGCAGGCGGCGTTCCGCGTCGGGCACACCCTGTCCGTAGTGCTGAACGCCCTCGTCTGGCTGCTGGGGGTTGCAGTGTTCGTCCTCGTCCTGCTCGCGCGCTACGCTTGGCGTGTCTGA